In Helianthus annuus cultivar XRQ/B chromosome 3, HanXRQr2.0-SUNRISE, whole genome shotgun sequence, a single window of DNA contains:
- the LOC110931317 gene encoding protein FREE1-like, whose protein sequence is MRGRGRGQGAYAAPNDHEAGPSHRRTPSGSHNTDAQNLWRSFTEPARHSVSLSTSPSIPHSFEPQSENEPHNSHQSYIPFQGHQSPFDHPSPVFQGLYNPADYLDVPMGFNPLGPEDHFPGGNAMDVDEDTDPSMPPSGTPNHPIEISDGSPFMGSPYNGPDSFEEKFRQYDWVFTPSYHNSPLHQPQHSSPLHPQQQQPQQQQNPSEDSRLVAVTPPPPPPPVLPPPPPRRRRTNARISTRGGIRIGTPPHSGGSRYSPLHEEPEMGESSHPVSEVTSAPIAPPPPQEFGNPIPAYTSAAAYNPFEQTIPTGYNFTEDPYWVAANYNSLNPEGTFGGPWATGQSTYGYPSYGYQ, encoded by the coding sequence atgaggggaagaggaaggggacaagGAGCATATGCAGCCCCAAATGACCATGAAGCCGGACCTTCGCACAGGCGAACACCTTCAGGCTCCCATAACACAGATGCTCAAAATCTGTGGAGGTCTTTTACTGAACCCGCAAGGCACTCGGtttcactgagtacctcaccttctATCCCACACTCCTTTGAGCCTCAatcagaaaatgagccccacaactctcACCAGTCCTATATTCCTTTCCAAGGACACCAATCACCCTTTGACCACCCATCACCTGTTTTCCAAGGCCTGTACAACCCCGCTGACTACCTTGATGTGCctatgggttttaacccacttggaccagaAGACCATTTTCCTGGGGGCAATGCGATGGATGTCGATGAAGATACCGATCCCTCAATGCCACCATCTGGAACGCCGAACCACCCtatcgagatttctgatgggtcacCATTTATGGGATCACCATACAATGGTCCCGACAGCTTTGAGGAGAAATTCAGGCAATATGACTGGGTAtttacccctagttaccataactctccccTGCACCAGCCACAACACAGCTCTCCCTTGCACccccagcaacagcagccacagcagcagcaaaatccttctgaggattcccGACTTGTCGCAGTCactccaccgccgccaccacctccggttttgcctcccCCGCCTCCGAGGCGAAGACGAACGAACGCACGGATTTCCACACGAGGGGGAATACGCATCGGCACACCTCCACATTCAGGTGGCAGCCGGTACTCGCCACTTCATGAAGaaccagagatgggagaatcttcaCATCCCGTCTCAGAAGTAACTTCTGCACCAatcgcgccaccaccaccacaggaaTTCGGgaacccaatccctgcttataCTAGCGCGGCAGCATACAATCCCTTCGAGCAGACGATCCCCACAGGTTATAACTTTACAGAGGATCCCTACTGGGTAGCTGCAAACTACAACTCTCTCAATCCGGAAGGTAcctttggaggtccctgggctacgggacaatcgacCTATGGATACCCATCATATGGATATCAGTag